The genomic DNA gagcagttatataaaagcgatgtaatattattttattgatatcAAATGAATGTAAATTTGTAAGAATATATTTCTTTGGGTTATGAATGAAGAAAAACATTTGATGAAatgttgatttgatgaatttgTGATATACAATTATTGCTACAGGTTTTGTTTAAcatgtttaaaattttttagtaatTGAATTTTTAGCTGTCATCACGctgaatttttatcaaattttctttaagttttaaaaatgcttatttttttttcttaattaatttcaaGGTATTTTTCTTAAACCTTAGAGAAACTGTTAAACCTTTTATCGACAATTTTAATTAGAAATTGAATTTGAAATCGTTAAAtcccttataatatatttaatggattatcagtagagggtgttttggtaattcattaggcatatttTGGGAACATGTCATATCTTATGAAGGGTTAAGGTGTGACACCTAGTCACCCAATCTAGAGAGGACATTTTGTTCCATCAAGGAATATTTTGATATACATATTCATTAGTCAAGTAGATagtttttaattcaataatttaaataataataggaTTAATGTGTGTTTTTAGTAGTTAATACAGAATTCTCATGGAAATGATACTATACTCATCATTTTATCACTCAAGCAATTTCGTATACGTGCAAATTGGCTATCAACTATGTTGAGAGTTGTTACTCTTGTACGTTATGAAGGGGACTAGGAATAAAATTTGCATATTCTAAAGGATtggaaattgataaaatttaggAGCAACACATTgtgaattattttatataaatgttGTTATGGATATAAGTAAAGAGTAGAGGACGGATGGGCATTAAATGAATTGCCCATAAAAAATTTGATGAATGGCTTGCTGATCCCTAGATGACAATGGAGTATACTATCAGTGGTATAGCTGGAGAATAATTTGTTTGTAGTAATTAATATAGATTATCCTgagaatatatttaataatttatcaatTCCATGAAATGTTGTGCTCGCTTATGAACTATAGATTTATAGTTGCAAATATGTAGCAGAGGAAACATTGAATTGCATTAATGGTTGATAAGATTAATTTTATAGATATTATGTGTATCATTTAATTAATATATGCTCACAAGTTGAATGCTCACCCATTCAATTATTTTTcccagatttttgaatgatgttgATTTCCACACATAAGCTACATATTAGAATATTTTACAAAATATTGGCTAAATAATTTCAGCTTGTGTAAGTATTAAATAAGCAACTAAATTTATTGGATAATGTGAGAATAATTTGGTAGATGATCATATCGCCCACAAAAATGATAAAAGTTGTTTTGTCACCattttgatgaaatattttgggATTGAATTTCTTGTGTTTTATACAAAAGCtaagaatttttttaattaaaattggcATTGATCTATTAATATTGCAGAGGAAATTTCAGTGAAAATTATGCTATAAAACGATTATTATGGGTTTTAATAACCTTAAACTTACCTAAATTTTAGTGTCAATGTATGATCCCTTAAATGGATTGTGATAGTTTTATCCATTACTTGACTTATTTTTTGACCACGCCACTCCAATAAAGAGCCAGCTAATAAGCACTTAAATATAAACTGTTTGGAATAGGTATAGGTTTATCTCTTCAGATTTGTATTTGTTAGGAAAAAATATGAGATTCTCTCTCAAATATTAGGGTCTAGCTCTTCCTATTAGTTTTGTTTTCTTCCCCTCAGcaaagttttattttgactttgACTCTTTggcaatttaaaatataatatggaTCGTTGAGTCATTTTAGTTAGAGACTTTGGATCTTTAAGTATGAGTAATGATCTTCTAGTCATAGAGCTGATAATGTGAATTATTCCTCTATTAATATTTAGTTATTTAAACTGCGAAATATAGAGATAGCAAGTTTCAAAAATTACAATATTGCATAAGATTTTTTTGATCGTCCAAAAAAAATGACTAGTTACTACTCAAAAGATTATTCTCTTCTCTCCAGATCATTTctgaataaaaatttttaattatttatgtttgtatttttttttttgtctattaTGAGAAAGTTATGTTGTGCTTAAGTTATTATGTCTATTAatgaatttctaaattttttatctcaaaagaaaagaaaaaataaattatgcatttttattatttgcaatattagtaaaaataaattattattttttctatattttctataCTTTCAAGAAGTACTTAGGTAGTCGTGCTATTTTTTTCTTGATAGTTAATTGCTCAATGTTATTGATTTGTTATAAAGGAAAAGTTTTAGTAAAACAAAATTAGCTATTATTAGTAGTAAAATAGAAATCATCTTATTAATATAATTTGTAGGTTTTAAATTTACATAATTATAATCCCTTAAAttgaataatttattattaatgttatagtttaagttaaaattaataaaattaaaagaatatgaTAAATTTAGGAAAATACGAAGTCAAGATTTTTTATGAGTTATATTAATTGTTATAAAGATTAGAATATTTAACTTTAGCTCCAAAAAAATCATATCGTGTCATTCCCTAAAAAGCTTTATcacttaaaacaaaatattttatcaaataatcatcttaataatttaattatcattAAGAACACTTTGCTTAGATTTCTCCAAGGTAAATTCAATCAGGCACCTAACAATATTATGTTCTTATATTGTTATGTATATtacaaattaatataaattatgaagtcagaatgaacaatTCAATAAAACTTTGGAAATTTCACAGCCATGTACatgtagaaaagaaaagagaaaaaaagttCATATATATGAGAATTTTGAAATAAACATTCTCCATTGAGATTTAATGTAATATAATAAAGGGAGCTATATATCACTCTCATTTCAAatacaaataaaatataaatatcaataaaattttgttttgctaataaaattctattgctaatatttatgaaaaatacACAATTCAACGTCCATTCAACATCCAactaatagaatttaaataactCTGTGGTATATTGGTTAACTCTTTGCTTGCTTTGATTTCAAAATCTTCTTTTGGCATCTCTTGTGGATAGAAAGTAGGTTTTGGAGGCATTTCTATGCATTCAATTTCACTTTCAAGCATTTCTACAACTTTGTTCATTGAAGGACGATCACTAGGCTTCAATTGAATACACCACAATGCTACTACAATcatcttttttgttattttcctTTCCTCTTCTGTCGCATCTCCAATTTCTATGTCCTTTCCTTCATTGAATTGGTCATAAACCCATGAAGGATAGTATATTTGGCTCCAATGCTCATCAGATGCATTGAAATTCTTCCTTCTACCAGCCATTTCCATCAATAACTTTCCAAAACTATAGACATCTGCTTTGTAAGAGATGCTTCCAATACTTTTATATATCAACTCCGGAGCCATGTAACCTAATGTTCCTCTTGCCGCTGTGAGAGACACAATACTATTATCTGTTGGATATAACTTTGCCAATCCAAAATCTGAAACTTTTGGAATGAAATTTTCATCAAGAAGAATGTTGTGTGGTTTGATATCGAAATGCAAAATTTGCATGTTACAACCTCGATGTAGATATTCAATGCCACGAGCTACTCCGAGAGAAATATCATACATTTTCTCAATGCTTATTGTAGTGCCAACATCATGAGAAAATATATACTTATCTAGAGATCCGTTAGGCATGAATTCATATATAAGAGCTCGTTTAGATCCTTCAACACAAAATCCAATGAGCCTCACTATATTCACATGATGAATTCTTCCAATTGTAGCCACTTCATTGATGAATTCTTGACCATTAGCTTTAGATTTGCCCAACATTTTTATTGCTGCAAAATAGCCACTACGAAGTTTTCCTTTATATACAGAGCCATAACCTCCTTCACCCAACTTGTATTTGAAACAATTGGTAATCTTTTTAATATCTGAGTAAGTATATCTAACAGGCATAAGATTATTATGACTTTGCAAAAATTCTTCAACTATGCCATATTCAGATAAATGCCTCCTTCTCCatctattaataaaaaatagGATAGTCCAAATAACCCCACCCAGGAATAAGGGACCACGATACAACACTGTGCAGAAAAATATATAAAACAAAAGTGAGTGGAAACATCAATTGTTACAATTTAGCTATTAGCATCTTGTTCAAAGGAAGATGAGCATTAATTGTACTTATTTTCATGCATATTGGGCTTATTTATAAGAGTATGTATagcataaataaatttcattaaattttagaTTTCATTTGATAAATGAAGATTAAAAATGAAGACATATTTTTTGATGATTTAAAATGAATGGTTATTTGAATGTCACATTATATtctatttgaatataaatttaaatcCGCCTTCAATTCATGGCATAATATAAtagaaaaattcttcaattgtcagTAGAGAAATTGAACATCTTaccaaaaagaagaacaacataaTGAAGGAGGGCCAGTACACAACCCTTAAAATCTGTACGAAGGAAAATAATGTAATAAGTAATACATATAAAGGTATTATTATTCTTAATTAATCATgactaattttaattaaatgaacataattacaattaatcttaattatactaaattaaaattaaaaagatgaAATTATAAAAACACAAACAAATTTGGAATTTCAGGCCTTGTTGTTTCTTACGCCATTATGAATTTGTACTTTGTTACTTATCATCATCACAACCTTTATCTACTATTGAAGTAACAAgctgacaaaaaaattaaaatagagagaAGCAAGTTTTCCCTATTTTTTTTAGAAGATGTGGCATATGAGCATAGCTATGATAGGGTGAAGTGGAACTTCTTAAGTTTGATTATGGAGAAAATGAGTTTTGATTCGTATTAGGTGGAACTGGTTATGTCATATATTTCTTCGATGCAGTATCTTGTCTCACATGGAAGGCAGGAATTTGGTCCTGTTTGTCGAGAAAGGGTGCTGAGACAAGGTGACCTGCTATCGCCATATCTCTTCCTCTTATGCCCTGAGGGTCTGTCCTCTTTATTAAGAAAATTTTAGGATCAACAGTTAATACATAGTTGTTGAGTTTTTAGGAGAGCTCCTTTGGTTTCACATCTTTTTCTCGCCGATGATAGCCTACTATTTCTTAAGGCTAACAAGGAGGAATATGGCAGAATCAAAGAGTGTCTAAATCTTTATAAGGCAACATTGGGTCAAATTATCAATTACCAAAAATCTTCAGTCACTTCACTATATTATTGGTAATAAGGCAGATGTGTGTCAAGGGAGAAGAAGGATGATTATGGAATGAATCTTGGACTCTTATCATGTATTGGTAGAAATAAAAAAGAGATTTTTGAGTTCATAAAGGATCGGGGTGGAAGCGGCTCTAGGGCTTTCAATAGTAGGTAAAGAAGTGCTATTGAAACAGTTGCTCAAGTAATTCCAAACTTTTGTCACAAGTGTGTTTAAGACCCCTGTGATGGTATTGAAAAAATGACGATTAGTTTTTGGTGGGGCATTGGAGGGAATCAATCTTCGGGCATCGGGTTGACGTTGTGGGATAGGTTATGCAGGAGCAAGAATTTTGGTGGAATTGGTTTTAGaagttcaaacaaatttaatattACTCTACTTGGCAAGCAAGCATGGAGACTTATGCCGCATCCTAATTCTTAAGTAGCAAAATTGTTTTCAGCTAGATACTATCCCAATCATTCTTTCTTTAATGTTCATTTAGGTACCAACCCTTGCTATGTATGGATAAGTGTGTTAGCTGCGCAGGACCTGTTGAAGAAGAATTGTTTTTGGCGTGTGGGTGATGGGAAGGATATTAGAATTTGGGTAGACCCTTAGCTCCCTAATTTAAATGGACCTTGCattgaaagaaataagttaaaggaGTAGGTTGATATTACAGTTCAGAATATGATGAAGATTTATCAATTAGGCTAGGATGAGGAAGTtagtattaaattttttttcgcAAAGAGATACTAATTTGATTATGCACATTGCGCTAGACCTAAACGTTAGAAGGGACGTGCTAGTTTGGATAGAAGATAGGAAAGGCATGTATACAGTGAAAAATGGATACTGGAAGTTGCATAATATGGGTGATTCATCTATTCCTTCAGTTTGAGAGGTGTGGAGAAAGATGTGGAAGTATCAAGTACCCTTGAAAGTTAAGAATTTCATTTGGAAATCAAGTTCAAATTTGCTTCTTACTTTGTCGAATTTGAGGGCTAGAAGAGTGGATGTCAATGATTTGTCCCCTTTCTATAATGTAGATAATAAAACTATAGAACATGTGCTCTCCATATGCCATATGCCCAAGATTGTTTGAGAGCTTCTAGTGTTGGGTTTTGGGGAGGGAATGTCTAATATGTCATGGATTGGTTAAAGGACTTGTTTAAGGCCTCATCTCCAGGAGAGAGTTACATTTCTTTATAGCTAGCCCAGAGTATTTGGGAAAGTAGGAACAAGTTGGTTTAGAGGCAATCTAATCTTACTTCGAATCAAGTGGTCTCAAATTTTACTCGCTTACTTTTGCAGTGGAAGGATGCTCAACAATTATAGTCCATGAGTTCCCAAATATCCAAGTTAGTGCATTAGGTAAGGTGGCAGCTGCCTCAATCTAATAGAATTAAAAATAACTTTGATATTGCCTGTTATGTTCAGAGTGGGCCTTGGTTGGATCATCGAAGATGCAGTTGGGCATTTGGTAGCAACAAAAATGAGGCCCTCAATTGGTAATAATAATATGATCTCTTTGTAGGCAAAGGCTCTAAGCTTCGTGGAAACTCTAAGTTGGGTCAAATCTAGTTGTTAGAGAGCAATAAATTTTGAATCAAATTCTTTGTTGCTTGTCCAAGCAATCTCCAAACAGGAGCAAGATTTTTATTATGTTGgttttttattaaattagtaaGTTGGATTAAATTTTATGTTAGGTTACATATGTTTAATGGAAAGAATGCAAGTAAATTGTGAAGCTACATAATTTATTGTATGAGTTGTTGCTTATAGTGGTGATTAAAGTTTGGCTTTTTGATATAGACAAGGATTTTTGTAGTAAGCAAGTATTCAAATTTAAGGATCCATTGGATTATTTATGTTCCCAATGATATATTCTTGCGTATCAAATAATTATTTAGCTGCCAAttgattttttatttgttttatcgATAAGGTGGCTTGATATTTATTAGGTGCAATGCTTATTAGCTTTTAAATTCATACTATGCCAAAACTAATAAAATCTATTCATATTAAATATATGGAGTAAAATTATGAAACTTGTGGAGCTATGGAATTGATTGAATATATGGCATAAATGGAGAATGATTGTAATAACCCACACCTAGGGTAGTCAAAATCCATAACCAGAGAGGGAATGTCTCACAAAATTTCAAGGAGAAGAAGGCTTGAAAGAAGTGGGGAGttagaagaaagaaggaaaaaagaGGGATTTAAGTGTACTAAGATGGTCCAGGCAACTTCAATCGCTGAAGTTGCTAAGGACAGAATATAAAACTTGAAGGGTTTAGTGTCCCACAAACCCTCTCCCTCATTTTCTCCACTTCTCTCCCTTTTTTCTCCCTCTCCCTTTGCTCTCTCTATCCCCTAGCCCTAATAAATTCTACTCTAGTGATGTTGTGGCGTGCTTCTTTGGATCATCAAATGATGGATATCGGGTCCTTGGGTTGCCTAAAACCAAAGAACAAGGTGATGTTTGGTGGCTATCGAACAGCCACTCTGACACTTAAGTCAGTAATGGGATTTTGGAATAGTAGTAATGAAATGGTGAATTATTTAGAGAGTATGTTAAAATGTACCTAAGTAGATATTTGAAACCTATTTATACTGTGGTGAGAGACAGTCAATGTGAATCACGGCTAGATATCTCTTGCAAACTCCTTATCTGTATGTAACGACACATACATTCATCAGTGCACTTAACTCCAGCTAAACGTTATGGAACCATGTTGCCCATGTCATTCCAATCTCATACCAAGAGCACCTATCTCTTATGCTATTGATTTATCACAGTCTGATCTCACATGAATAGAAGATACATTTTTGCTCTGGATCGCCTCGGACACAGCTGTTACAGATCGATCCATGGAAATCGAGCATGGATATGGCTGCTCCAACTCAAAGAGTTTAGTTCAAATTTTGGGGCTAAACTATATTACCTAGCCCCATTCATGAAAGAGAATCACCTTCAAGCCTTTAATAAGGATAGAGACACTctttcctctctcatatcaagtgATTTGAAGAACAAGTGGAAGGAATCCTCTTTTTAACCCTAACTAGAAGAGGTAAGCCCTAGTCTCCTTTCTCTTAAGTTATTTGAAGTTTTAGGCTTAGTATTTGTAAAGAAAGTTGGTGTAGGTTTTGGTTAAGGATGTTTTAGGGTTTAGTATAAAGGTTATGAAATTTGTTTATAAATCtaaagaattatgcaaataaataATGTTCTTAgttgttttaaattaaaattatctaATGAACCTAGACTTAGAAAGTTAGTACTCATATTATGATTTAAAGGTTGAAACCTTAAACTTTTACACTATGGGTGACAAATTCTAGGTAAACCCAAGTCCGGCAGCCGAACCATCAATGTTTGGCAACTGATTCATGTGAAcaatcatgtaaataatgcacgGTCAACTTCGGCCGTCGAAGCTTAAGACTTTGGCAGCTAAACATGCCTTGATTAAAAAACCTAAGTCTAATCAATTATGATTAAATCCTAAACTAAAACATCTCTAACTCTTTCTTGTAGGTTGGAAAATAGGACACAAAACCTAGATAATTGGACTATGGAGCAATTAGAAGCTCTAATTGAAGCATTGAGCTACTAAACATGGAATTAGGTTTCTGTAGGCCCAAGAAGGGCTTTGTGATATAAATGTGGGATTGAGGTCTTGTGTTGAGTTGATTTGCAAGGAAGGTAGGTTTAGTTACAAGGGAGACTCTACCGAATTTCTGAAaagataattaatttcattaagttAATTCTGTAAATACAGTTACTAGATGACTAGTGCCTAATAAACTATTAGCATATTTTTGTAGGTCAATCTAGCCAACATTGTTAACCGTTAACTAGTACTGTGAGTAGAACttacttaaaatttttaactaTTTTATTACATTTCATGCACATTCATGCATCATTAAAGTCATGACacacacataaatatatatatatatatatatatatatatatatatatatatatatatatatatataatccatATCATGAAGATGTTGCATAATTAATTATGATGTGTAGGTAGTTTATGGATGACCCACTGGTTCTCATTAGgaaagaaaagcaaaggaaatgcatgcatgctaaatggactcGTAGACTCCTTGAGGACAATGGGCATACTCCAAGATGGGGGTGTGAGATCTATATGCTTATAAAGGAAAAGGGATGTCGGGTAAGAAAATTTTGTGTCTCTGACATCCAAGTATTACAGATAGCAAGATCCACTTCAAGTAAGTCATGACTTCTGTGTCTCTAGTATCCATTATGTgttatattaagagaaagtcctaaGAAGCTTCTTTAATGGGCCAGGCACATTGGACTAATGATTATGATGTGGTTGGGGAACCATTGGTGACATAAGTATGTTGTTGTGAATTATTTGTGTTGTGGTAACATCATTTGGCTATTGCATTTACATCTGCCTGATTATAACTGTCTTATTTTATGTTTTCTTTCCTAAGTATACTTCTACTCACTAAGCCCCTAACTCACTCCCTTTTTCTCtctttaataagcatagaatataCAATCGTCAATTTTGGTTAGCTAAGTTCCAGAGGCAACCGCCTCAATTTTGCTTAAATGTAGAGGTACAATTTGTGGAACTCTATTTTGGAATGACATGTAAGTTTTATTATTTTGACATTGTGCTTAATATTTTGTAATATAAAAGAAATTGTGATTATGTTTTATATTGAACAAAATATTCATATAAACTATATGGATTTAAAGTGAGATTTTGATGTAAAATAGGCTTGGGTTTTGATGGCCTTATGCCTTTTAGTGCCCTAGCGCTAGTAATGGTCCGGATTTGGGTTGTTACAACGGTAGACATAATTTACATATTGTGTAGGTTATGAATGGGCATTTTATTAGTACTTGATGTGTTGCTTTGTGAGGCACTTTGGAGCAATGTTAAAATTGGGAAAACATCTAGTTTATGTTGGAAAGTTGTTGAATTTTCTCTAGAATCTATAAGGCACATTTCATGCATTATAGGCATCCTTGTAGCATTCTACAATTCTAGTATCGTTCCTAAACTCCTATTTCCTACTATATTGTTTGTAGGAGATCTAGATCCAGATGAAGAACCTAGAGATACCTTTAAATACTAGTTTGCTTCCTCTTTGATTTATTTTGTTTTTGTACCAAGTAAGTGGATAAATTTATAACATTCGATATTTTCTGAAATATGTATACATTATGTATGCTATGTTTTATGTAGAAAATTGGAAAAAATAAtggtatatttatttatttaataaaataagacTAAGATTAGCATAACTAAATAAACGACTTGAATACACTTTTGCACCCAACTCAACAATGGTTCAATCGGAGAAAGGCAACATGCCTTAAATTTCTAAAGGGAATGCATTTCAATGATTTTAAGAAGTTAAATTTAGCATG from Hevea brasiliensis isolate MT/VB/25A 57/8 unplaced genomic scaffold, ASM3005281v1 Scaf289, whole genome shotgun sequence includes the following:
- the LOC110657266 gene encoding LEAF RUST 10 DISEASE-RESISTANCE LOCUS RECEPTOR-LIKE PROTEIN KINASE-like 2.4 isoform X2 — encoded protein: MLTSAKLLFAGCVILVFLVQQNHTCHAISNNSCPSSSCGHISNIDYPFRLKTDSANCGRKEYELACENNVPVVYLSSAKYYVKEINYKNFTIRLAYFDVQNDDYCSLPPYPSTTRNSFSSSYDSYVESYKDYLYQDLVFVTCPKPVISEVYVDTSPCNIIYNSSSSSPNLEMKGYVKVGSDDAMDLKDSCRIERIYITSLLPKDAKNVSYADVHRSLAYGFELSWFLGGCCLDNSENLCKLDAATIIRSCHSTTGRPSNLRPLLVKLEESALGRLLRRLKWQPALYADLDFKGCVLALLHYVVLLFVLYRGPLFLGGVIWTILFFINRWRRRHLSEYGIVEEFLQSHNNLMPVRYTYSDIKKITNCFKYKLGEGGYGSVYKGKLRSGYFAAIKMLGKSKANGQEFINEVATIGRIHHVNIVRLIGFCVEGSKRALIYEFMPNGSLDKYIFSHDVGTTISIEKMYDISLGVARGIEYLHRGCNMQILHFDIKPHNILLDENFIPKVSDFGLAKLYPTDNSIVSLTAARGTLGYMAPELIYKSIGSISYKADVYSFGKLLMEMAGRRKNFNASDEHWSQIYYPSWVYDQFNEGKDIEIGDATEEERKITKKMIVVALWCIQLKPSDRPSMNKVVEMLESEIECIEMPPKPTFYPQEMPKEDFEIKASKELTNIPQSYLNSISWMLNGR
- the LOC110657266 gene encoding LEAF RUST 10 DISEASE-RESISTANCE LOCUS RECEPTOR-LIKE PROTEIN KINASE-like 2.4 isoform X1 produces the protein MLTSAKLLFAGCVILVFLVQQNHTCHAISNNSCPSSSCGHISNIDYPFRLKTDSANCGRKEYELACENNVPVVYLSSAKYYVKEINYKNFTIRLAYFDVQNDDYCSLPPYPSTTRNSFSSSYDSYVESYKDYLYQDLVFVTCPKPVISEVYVDTSPCNIIYNSSSSSPNLEMKGYVKVGSDDAMDLKDSCRIERIYITSLLPKDAKNVSYADVHRSLAYGFELSWFLGGCCLDNSENLCKLDAATIIRSCHSTTVSGRPSNLRPLLVKLEESALGRLLRRLKWQPALYADLDFKGCVLALLHYVVLLFVLYRGPLFLGGVIWTILFFINRWRRRHLSEYGIVEEFLQSHNNLMPVRYTYSDIKKITNCFKYKLGEGGYGSVYKGKLRSGYFAAIKMLGKSKANGQEFINEVATIGRIHHVNIVRLIGFCVEGSKRALIYEFMPNGSLDKYIFSHDVGTTISIEKMYDISLGVARGIEYLHRGCNMQILHFDIKPHNILLDENFIPKVSDFGLAKLYPTDNSIVSLTAARGTLGYMAPELIYKSIGSISYKADVYSFGKLLMEMAGRRKNFNASDEHWSQIYYPSWVYDQFNEGKDIEIGDATEEERKITKKMIVVALWCIQLKPSDRPSMNKVVEMLESEIECIEMPPKPTFYPQEMPKEDFEIKASKELTNIPQSYLNSISWMLNGR